The genomic region GAGCGACTCACACCCGCGCTGTGACGCCCGCCGACCCCCGACCGCCGCGCAGCTGCTACAAGTGCGGACGCCAGATCGGTCCCGATGAGACGATCTGCGATGTCTGCAACCGGGCCGGCATGGCCACGCCGTCGGCAACCCAGTACCACGGCACCATCGTGGTCGCCATCGTGGCCGGGGTGGTGATCATGGCAATCGCCGCCAGCCTGTCGCTGCGAGGCATCGGTCCGTTCCGTGGCGAAGCGCTCAGTTGGAGCAGCGACCCACCCGACGCCGTGGTGGTGGAGGTGCAGGTGACCAACCAGGGGACGCGTGCGGGTCGGGCGAAATGCCAGGTCACGGCGCGCGATGGGTCCAACCTGGTGCTGCGCATTCGCTCCACCGTCTCGCCGCAGGTGCAGGGCGGAGGGACCGTCACGTTCACCGAACGGATCCCCGGCCTGCCACGGGCTCCGGTCAGCGTGGAGGTGAGCTGCTCCTAGTCCCGCCGGGCGTCTATCCTGCTGGCGTGGGTGTGGTTCGTGTCTTCCGCGTCGCCAGCACTATCGTATTTGGTCTCTTCTGGGCGATCATCGCCGCCGCCGCGGTCTTCGGCTTCTTCGCTGCTCCATCGGGCGAGCGAAGCTTTCCGGACCCCGGCGAGGGACAGGCGGTCTACGACCCGGCCGGGGCGCTCGACCCGGGGATCGAGCAGGCGCTGGAATCCCAGATCGACGCGATCGAGGCGCGCAGCGGGGCCGAGCTGGCAATCTACGTCCAGGTCGACGAGTCCGCCACGCCAGACTCCAACCTGGCGGCGGCCCGGGCGCTCATGGATCAATGGGGGGTCGGCCGCGCCGGCTTTGACGACGGACTCGTCTTCCTGATCAGCTTCGAACCGAGCCTGCTCCACGGGGAGGCCCACTACTACGCCGGCGCGGGATTCCTGCGCGGCTACCTTTCGCAGGGCGACCTCCAGTCGGTCTTCGACGAGGTGATCCTGCCGGCCGCCGGACAGGGACAGATCGGCGGAGGGCTCATCGAGGCGGTCAGCCTGATCGATGTGGCGATCACGCCCGCGGCGACGGCCCGGCTGAACTTCCTGCGCCAGGCCAATGCGGTGGTCGGCGTCATCGGCGCCCCGCTCAGCTTCCTGCTCATCGTCGGGCTCGTGTACCGAGCCTGGCGTCGCGAGGGGAATGATCCCGAGGTTCTCGACTCGCCATCGATCCTGATGGCTGGGCCGCCGGCCGACATGACGCCCCCGCTGGCCACGGTGGCACGAGGGGGCAAGGCAAGCCAGCATTCGATCAACACGCTCTTGATGGAGCTGGCCAGCACCGGCCGCATCGCGTTCCAGAACCTCGACCGCGCCGACAAGGTGAAGTCCGATGACGAGCCGAACCCGCTCCTCGACCCGGCCATCGAGATCCGCGACGAGGCGCCGACCGGAGGTCGGCTGGGAAGCGCCGAGCGAGATGCGTGGGACCTCCTGCGTCAGCAGGCGCTCGCCAGCGGAATCATCTCCCGCGAAAAACTCTGGGAGCTCAACGACCTGCTCAAGGCCGTGCGCGATGATCTCGAGGATGAGGTGGTCCGGCTCGGCTGGTTCACCCGCCGCCCGTCGACCCTGATCACCCGCTGGAGCTTCATCGGGGTCGGAGAGATGCTGCTCGGCGGGCTCTTCGTGCTTGGCGGCTTCCTGATCCCCATGTCCGGGCTGACGCTGCTCGGGGCCGCGACGGGGGCCGGCGGCGCGCTGACGTGGGTGATCGGTCAGTTCATGTCGCAGCGGACCCCGAATGGCGCGTATGTCGACGCGATGCTGAAGGCCTTCCGCCGCACGCTCCAGAAGACGATGGAGCAGGCGCGCAGCATGGAGCAGGTGGTTGCCGATCCGACCGTCAAGCTGCTGGCCGACACTCCCGACAAGGCGGTGGTCTGGGGCTTCGCCCTCGGGCTGCATGACGAGGTCGCGAAGGTCCTGCAGCGCACGCTCGAGGACCATGAAAAGAATCCGTCGACGGCCACCGGCGTTTACTACCCGCTCTGGCTGGGGGGAGGCTCTCCCTCCTCATCCATGAGTGCCGGGATGGCGGGCGGAAGCATCTTCTCGGGCTCCGGCATGCCGGACATCGGTGGCATGTTCAGCGCGGTCGGCAGCATCGGCTCTTCGCCGGGTTCATCGTCCTCGGGGGGAGGATTCGGCGGTGGTGGCAGCTCCGGCGGCCGAGGCGGAGGCGGGAGCTTCTGAGCCGGCTGCTGGCGCCCCGGCGGTTCAGGGGCTATGGTGGCCCCGATGCCATACGATCGACGACCTGACCGACGCCCCGGCGGCGGCCGACCCGGCGGCCCCGGACGACCACCCGGTGACCGACCCAGCTTCGGCGACCGCCCGCAGCGGGATCGCCCGGCGTATGGGGACCGTCCGCAGCGGGATCGCCCGGCGTATGGGGACCGTCCACCGCGAGAAGGCGGCGACTTCAGCGGACCGCCGCGAGACCGCAGCCTCGGCGCGCGGCCGCCTCGTCCGGCCGGCTTTTCGCCGCGATCGATGGACGACGGGGGCATGTCGATCCGCCTCGACCCGCGGCGCCTCGGCGCCCTGAAGCTGCTCGCGGCCGAGGCAGGGATCCGCCCCGGCGAGCTGGTGACCAGCTGGGTCGAGGAGCGCCTGGATGCCGCCCGCGCTGGCTCACCTGCCCCCTTGCCGGTCAACGCAGACGCTCTGGCATCGCTGACCGCTCGCGTGGACGAGCTCGCACGGCGCCTCGATCAGATGGCGGGCGCGCCCACCGCGGAGCCCGAAACCGAGGCGCCTGCACCGCCCGCAAAGCGCGGACCTGGGCGGCCGAGGAAGGCTGTTTCCGCCAAGAAGGCCGGCCCCAGGGTCGCGCTCCATGACGAGATCACAGCGGTGATCAGGGAGCTCGGACCGCAGACCGCGGCCGAGCTTGCCTCAGCGATCGCTGCGCGAGGGCGCTACCGGGCCCCGCGCAGCGCCAAGCCGCTCGACGCGGCGACAGTCAACGCGCGAGTCTCGAACCCGACCTACCGCGGGCGGTTCGTGCGTCGCGAGCACCGCATCGGGCTCGCCGTCGAGTAGGGCTCCAGCCGCCTCATCCCTCGAGGATAAAGGTGACCAGGATGTTGGCCTGGAACTCCATCCCGCCGTCGCTGCCGGTGTTCACGCGCAGCTCCTTTACCCAGGCACCGCGCACGCCCCGCAACGTCTTGCTGGCGCGAGCCATTCCCTGGCGGATGGCATCCTCGAACGACTCACTCGACGTGCAGCTCAGCTCGGTGACCTTCGCGACTGACATGCCGGATCTCCTCTTCAGGGGCGGGCGCCAAGTCTAAGCCGATCTCACGCCGCCTCCTCGTGCGTGGCCGTCCACGCCAGCAATCCGTCGGCGTCCATCGCGTTGACCACCGCCGACTCCGCTACGCCGCAGGCCGCGGCCCGGTCGCACCCGAAGGGGAGCCACGCCAGCTGCCCGGGCGCATGGGCGTCCGAGTCGATCGCGACCCGGCAGCCCGCCTCCACGGCCAGGCGCAGGATCCGCTTCGGCGGGTCGAGCCGCTCGGGTCGGGAGTTGACCTCGATCGCCTTGTCGAAGCGGAGGGCCGCGGCGAACACGATCTCGGCGTCAAAGGCGGAGGGTGGTCGACGCCGCTTGCCGGTGACCATGCGCCCGGTCATGTGTCCCAGCACGTCGAGATGCGGGCTGGCCAGTGCCATGACCAGCCGCTTGGTCATCGGCTTCTCGTCCATGCGCAGCTCGGAGTGCACGCTTCCGACCACCAGGTCGAGGCGCGCCAGCAGGGCGGGATCCTGGTCGAGCGAGCCATCGC from Chloroflexota bacterium harbors:
- a CDS encoding dodecin family protein, encoding MSVAKVTELSCTSSESFEDAIRQGMARASKTLRGVRGAWVKELRVNTGSDGGMEFQANILVTFILEG
- a CDS encoding DUF4307 domain-containing protein, with product MTPADPRPPRSCYKCGRQIGPDETICDVCNRAGMATPSATQYHGTIVVAIVAGVVIMAIAASLSLRGIGPFRGEALSWSSDPPDAVVVEVQVTNQGTRAGRAKCQVTARDGSNLVLRIRSTVSPQVQGGGTVTFTERIPGLPRAPVSVEVSCS
- a CDS encoding TPM domain-containing protein codes for the protein MGVVRVFRVASTIVFGLFWAIIAAAAVFGFFAAPSGERSFPDPGEGQAVYDPAGALDPGIEQALESQIDAIEARSGAELAIYVQVDESATPDSNLAAARALMDQWGVGRAGFDDGLVFLISFEPSLLHGEAHYYAGAGFLRGYLSQGDLQSVFDEVILPAAGQGQIGGGLIEAVSLIDVAITPAATARLNFLRQANAVVGVIGAPLSFLLIVGLVYRAWRREGNDPEVLDSPSILMAGPPADMTPPLATVARGGKASQHSINTLLMELASTGRIAFQNLDRADKVKSDDEPNPLLDPAIEIRDEAPTGGRLGSAERDAWDLLRQQALASGIISREKLWELNDLLKAVRDDLEDEVVRLGWFTRRPSTLITRWSFIGVGEMLLGGLFVLGGFLIPMSGLTLLGAATGAGGALTWVIGQFMSQRTPNGAYVDAMLKAFRRTLQKTMEQARSMEQVVADPTVKLLADTPDKAVVWGFALGLHDEVAKVLQRTLEDHEKNPSTATGVYYPLWLGGGSPSSSMSAGMAGGSIFSGSGMPDIGGMFSAVGSIGSSPGSSSSGGGFGGGGSSGGRGGGGSF